CGCACCAAGTCCTGAATGCTAAGCAGCATGCGCGCGAGGCGGAAATCATCGCGCAAGCAGGCCGTCCTAAAATGGTGACCATTGCCACGAATATGGCTGGCCGGGGGACGGACATTGTATTGGGTGGGAATGTTGAGAAGCAAGCGAGTTTCATTGAGGCGAATGAAACCTTAGCTGCTGATGAAAAAGCGCGCCGGATCCAGCATTTGCATGATGAATGGCAGGCTTTACATGATGCGGTTAAAGTGGCGGGCGGTTTGCATATTATCGGCACTGAGCGGCATGAAGCGCGCCGCATCGATAATCAATTACGCGGTCGAGCTGGACGGCAAGGGGATCCTGGCTCTTCGCGTTTTTATCTCTCGCTCGAAGATCCATTATTGCGCATCTTCGCCGGTGACCGTGTGCGCGCGATTATGGAGCGTCTTAAAATGCCCGATGGCGAGGCGATTGAGGCGAGCATCGTCACGCGCTCCATTGAGTCGGCGCAGCGTCGGGTGGAGGCGCGTAATTTTGATGTGCGTAAGCAACTACTGGAATATGATGATGTCGCCAACGATCAACGCCGCGTGATTTACCAGCAGCGTAATGAATTGCTCGAAGCGACCGATATTTCGGAGACGATCGCGGCTATGAGCGAGAGCGTGTTTACAGTGCTGGTGCATACTTTTGCACCGCCAGGTAGTATTGAAGAGCAGTGGGATCTGCCAAGTTTGGCACAAGTTTTGCACGATGATTGGCAGCTTGTGCTCAATTTTGAGCAGGCTGTTAAGGATGCTGATGTAGTGTCTGATGCAGACATTTTGCAGTATGTGTTGACTGTGGTGCATCAATCCTATCAAAGCAAGGTGGCGCAGATTGGGCGTGAAGCGTTTAACGGATTTGAGCGCTCGATTATGCTGCAAACGCTCGATGCGCGTTGGCGTGAGCATCTGGCGGCATTAGACCATTTGCGGCAAGGCATTCATCTGCGCGGTTATGCGCAGAAAAACCCCAAACAAGAATATAAACGTGAAGCTTTTGAACTTTTTGCGCAGTTACTTGATGCAATCAAGTTAGAGGCAATACGGATTGTTATGAATGTGCGCATTCAGTCGGTTGAACAGATCGAACAAGCGACTGAGCAGTTTGAGGAAAAAGCCGCTCAGCACGATAATATGCATTTTCAACACGCTGAGTTTGCTGGAGCAATCGCTAATCAATCTGGCTCTGAGCTGGAGCACAATGCGCCTGCCAGCCATTCGCCGCTACGTGAAATAGCACCTAAAGTCGGTCGGAATAGTCCATGCCCTTGTGGTAGTGGTAAAAAATATAAGCAATGTCACGGTCAGTTGGCGTGACGCGTTCTCTGTAAACATAAATATCTGTCTGGTGCTTTGGTAAATCGGGTTTTAAATGGCCGTCAATTTTCCTCTAATTTGTCCTGAGCAGCTCTATCCTGTGGCTGGAGTTACGCTGGGTTGGGCTAAAGCAAATATTCGCAAGCCTAATCGTAAAGATTTGCTAGTACTGGCGTTGGATGAAGGCGCAACGGTATCGGCTGTATTTACAACCAATCGTTTCTGCGCGGCCCCAGTGATCGTAAGCCGCGAGCATTTGGCGCATGTGCGTAGTGGTGGGATGGGTGTGCGCGCGCTGGTGGTCAATACAGGTAATGCGAATGCTGGCACGGGTGAAGAGGGCCTGGCTCATGCGCATGAGGTGTGTTCTAGATTGGCGCAACTGGCCGGAGTCACTGCGCAGCAGGTATTGCCCTTTTCAACCGGCGTGATCCTTGAACCGCTTCCGGTCGAGCGTTTGAGTGCAGCGCTACCCGCAGCGTGGGCCACGCGCGCGCCGGCGCAGTGGTTTGATGCTGCCGAAGCGATTATGACAACTGATACTCGCGCCAAGGCGGCTTCGCGGCGTGTCGTAATCGGTACTGAGCAAATCACCCTCACTGGCATCAGCAAGGGTGCTGGCATGATTCGGCCTAATATGGCAACCATGCTTAGTTTTATTGCAACGGATGCCGGGTTCACCCAGCCCGTGCTTGATAGCCTGACTAAACATGCTGCGGATCGTTCATTTAATTGCATTACGGTCGATGGCGACACTTCGACGAATGATTCCTTCGTTATTATTGCAACCGGCCAAGCTGATCTACCGTTGATCACTTCGATGGAGGATCCAGCCTATATTGTGCTGCGCGATGCGATCACCGAATTGGCTCAAACGCTCGCGCAGTTGATTGTGCGCGATGCCGAAGGCGC
The Mycoavidus cysteinexigens genome window above contains:
- the argJ gene encoding bifunctional glutamate N-acetyltransferase/amino-acid acetyltransferase ArgJ encodes the protein MAVNFPLICPEQLYPVAGVTLGWAKANIRKPNRKDLLVLALDEGATVSAVFTTNRFCAAPVIVSREHLAHVRSGGMGVRALVVNTGNANAGTGEEGLAHAHEVCSRLAQLAGVTAQQVLPFSTGVILEPLPVERLSAALPAAWATRAPAQWFDAAEAIMTTDTRAKAASRRVVIGTEQITLTGISKGAGMIRPNMATMLSFIATDAGFTQPVLDSLTKHAADRSFNCITVDGDTSTNDSFVIIATGQADLPLITSMEDPAYIVLRDAITELAQTLAQLIVRDAEGATKFITLQVEGGATLAECRQIAYAIGHSPLVKTAFFASDPNLGRILCAIGYAEIANLEVNQIDLYLDDVWVVKEGGRHPSYLEEEGQRVMQKPEITVRVVLKRGHAKAVIWTSDLSHEYVSINADYRS